A segment of the Triticum urartu cultivar G1812 chromosome 1, Tu2.1, whole genome shotgun sequence genome:
AGAAGAGCTAGTTCCTTGAGCGCTTTTTGGCTGCTCCCCCCCTCTTGCTGGCTAACTTCTTGACCTTCCTAGGAAGAGGAACACGCTCCCGCTCCGGCTCCGGTTCCTCCACGTCATCGACATCGTCATCCAAATAGTCATCCAAAGCCGCCATCCGCGAGGTGCCGACCGTCCTTTTGCCTCTTTCGGTGAAGTCTTCAGGTGTGTACTTGTTGATTCCCTTTCTAGGCTTTAGCATGTATGCAGACCTAACCTGGTACGTCCCCAAGGTCATATCATCATCAGCAACCTATGCATCAACAAAAGATATGGAAAGACCGTGTGTGAGGATATAGTTAGCAATGCATCAACAATTGGATATATATGCTCATGCCATACCTCTTGGGTGACCACACCCACATCCTCATCCTCCAAATGATCACCATGGCTCTGGCCCGAAGCGGGATCTGATGGTGTCGCCGACCTAGACCGTTCTGGTGATACATACTCGGGGTCACGACAACCAAAAAGGTTTGATAGCCGCCTTAACTTTTGGCCCTGGCGCTGCAACATGTACAAGTGAATGAGACATCGAACGTAGCAACACATGTTAAGTGCTAGTTTGAAGGAGATGTGAACCTTGATGAATGCTCGAAGTGCACCTTCTCCATCGCTTTTGCCAGCCGGGGTTGTTTCAAGAATAGTCTCGGTCTCATCAGCTGCTTTCTTGATCTGGGCACGCTATGAACAGAAATGGTATTAACGTGTTAGGCAAGCGAAGATGTGAATAGTGTGAATGAAAAGCAAAGAGGGCAAATACCACAAAGTTCATCATTGGAGCTGAAGGGATCACTGAGTTGCCTTTCCTGACTAATGCGTTGTACTGGTGTTGGGCTACCTCATCAAAAACAGTGGTTCTTCCAAAATCTCCTCAGCATACGCCGGCTTGCATACCTCCACACGGGTACTTGCAAGAAACCATGTGAGATAGTTGTTGAACGCTACAGGGCAGTGCTCACGAAGCTGGACTCCTTTTCCAGCCCTAGCTTGCTCCACACTAAGCGCAAACTGTACGACATACTTTCTGTGATGCTTGGCCCAATCCTTAATCTTCCGCTGCCTTTTCCTATCCAACCTGCAAGTTAGAAACATAATATTAGTAGCATCGAAACCGCCGAGAAGCTGCTAAGTACTCAAGGTTAATTATATCTTACGCGTGTAGCAACTTGTCCGTGTCCTCCCACTCCGGCGGATGTGCCTGGAACAAACCAAACTGACGGCGCACTCGATGTGGGAGGTGAAGCTCAACCGCCCAGTTGCATATGAGTGGGCACCGCATACGCCAGAGATCCCTATCCCTAGTGCACATCGGATTCAGCCTGAACTCTAAAGGGTCACCAAAACTATCTCCTGTTCCATACAGCTCCCATATCACCTGCAAAATGGGATAGAATGCAAAATTGATATCGAGTTGCAATAGAAGCATCATAATCACTTATGCCATGTCAATTCACCTGCTCAGGCGTGATTGCGTCAAGCTCACTCTGGTACAACTTGTACATGACCGAGGGATCATCTGTCGTCTCATTTATCACATCCCACTTGTAAGCCCAAGTGGGTAGCCGTAGTAGGTCGCCTTTGTCGTCCCAATCATCGTACTTCACCTTCTTCGGACGTCCAACCGGCAAACGCTCCCAGCTCCATATGGAAAGTGCGAGCAAACAACCACCAATACCTCCAGATGACCTACAACAGGCTTCGTCCAACTGCACATAAAAGAGAACATGGTTCAATTAAGAGCAAGATCGCATTCATAATGTAGCAATGAAGTGAAAAAGAAACAACTTCATACCTGTCTATACAAGTAAGCCAGTGTCGCCGAACCCCAACTCCATTTGCTATCGAAGACGGTCAACGCCTTTAGCCACATCCATGGAGCATTCTTGCCTGTGCCATCAGCAAACATAGTCCTGGATATCACATACCACATGTAGACACGAGCATATATCTTGACCGTGTCCTCATCAGCTTCCGGTGGGCAAGTACCAAAGTGCTCAGTAATCCACGTGAAAGTAGCACCGGCTGCGACTCTTTCCTTCTTCTTGTTTTCTGCTGCTGGTTCCGGAGGCTCCGGAGGAACCATACCGATAAGGGCATGCATCTGCGCGCGCCACCCATCGGAGTCGGTGCTCATACATAGAGGATTCCCATCGATAGGAAGACCGGTGATCATAGCAATATCCTGAAGCGTCACTGTCATCTCCCCGGTCCGTAGATGGAAACTATGTGTCTCCGGCCGCCAATGATCAATAAGCGCGGTGAGTGCTGGAGCATTGTTGGGTGGCGTCGACCGTCTGACCATATGAATGAAAGGGAGAAGTCCTGTCTCCCTTACATACGATGTGTATCGCTCATCATAGCGCAtccacccaagggtgaccccGTGAGAACGAAGCTTCAAAGGTGCAAGCGCCTACAAACAAACAATTCATAACATTACATATGGGGCATTTGTGTTTGAAATAAATACAAAATTCATAAAACAGGCCACTTTCATTATTACCCGCTGCTCCACCGCCATAGCGTACGACCGGTGTTGTTTGTCCCAGTGATCATCGAGAAGCCAAACCATCCTAACAATTTTGAAAGAAAGCTTTCTTGTCAACACGATTATCTTTTCAATACAAATAAACTAAAGTACGCCTACTAGATGCAAAATACAAAGCATATGTATCCAAACCATTCTTGCCAATACAAATGTAATTTCAATAAACTAAACTAAGCCTACCTCATGCAAGATTCAATACAAATATCTTTTCCATATAAATAAAATGTCAACCTATGTATCCAAACTATATAAATAACATGTCAACCTATGTATCCAAACCACATTCTAGTCTAACAAGGGTTCCCCAAATCGAATACATGCAAGATTCAAACAAAAATTCCCTAAATCTAATACACACAAGATTCAAACAAGGGTTCCTCAAATCTCCGAAATAGCATACATTCTATGGATAGAAAGAAGGGGATCGGAGAAAAGTACCTTCTAGGATGGATTGGTGAAGGAATCCACGGGCCAAATCGTTAGATTTGATGATTTTTTAAGAGGGGAttgagagggggagaggaggaagCCGCCGGCCGCCCGAACGCTAGGCGCTGCATATTACATGTGTGGCGCCTAGCTAGGAGGCGCTGCACTTCTGGGTGCGGGCCCAAGGACCGCCACGGTGGACTGGCGTGCAACGCCCGCGAGCTAGGCGCTGCACCGTAGGGTGTGGCGCCTGCGTGGCGGGCGCCACACAAAAGGGTCAGTGCTGTGAAATAGTTTTACGGGCAGTTCATTTTGTGAATTGATTTCGTTCACAGGTCAAAATAGTCAAAActgcccccgccgccgccgccgacgacgaagcaGCAGTAGTGCGTGCGTCGTCATGAAGTCCTAAGCGTGCGTTCGTGAGTTGCTTCTGCTTGCGTGGTACGTCTACGTGTTGACGGTTCGATCTAGTAGTAGTTGATGATCTCAGAGAAAACCTTTTGTTTGCTCTTTAATTTTGACAGTATACTGCATGTGCCATGCTCGATTGACCGTGTGACCGTGTGATAACCGTTGGAATATGCATGATGTAGCGAGGACGCACATACACGTGCATCCACCTACGTCGGCTGGAGCGTGACTCTGTGCTTCGACTTTCGTGATGCACATGAGCACACATCTCCATGTGTGCGCTCTGTTTATATATACTACTCCCTTCGTCTCATAATGTAAAACGTTTTTTTAACATTAGTATGATAATGAACCAAAATTATAAATAAAGCTTAACTAAGATGGTCCACCCAAAAAAGATTATTTTTCAGGTTCATGTTTGCCGATAGCATCTAAACCAACTCTGCTAGAGTCATCATATTAGAAAAATCGATATAATAACCATCAATATAAGGATTCTAGCAAAAAGAAAGTTATATCAAGTTCAATCTTTTATTTTGTGGGGAAAGGAGTTCAGACTTGATTTCGAGCTCAACAATTTTGAAGTTTGTTTCAACTATAAAAAGATGGTTAAAAAATGTGAGTGTTCTTGTAATGAATTCCAAAGAAAAGGTTTCTTGAGGTTGTACAAAGATTCATTTTCTTAATAATAGTAAAAAAAAAATCTTGTATGTTCCCCTCCTTCGAGATTATGAGATTTGTGTTGAGTTGAGTGTTGAATATGAATTTGATCCAAAACTGTCCATTTTTTTTAGGTTTCCGGCGGTGTGTGTTTGTCACATTATAACAGGTCTAGTCCAAGACATACACCTAACTCTCGTAAAACTGCTTTTTTTACGATCCCCGCAATGGCTTTAACTTTGAAAAGTTTTTTGGGTTGGCCCCCCAAAACAACCATCCCTACTAATATTTCGGTTGTGAGTGATTTCCTCTAGTGGCGGAGCCACCTCCCGGCGACCCCTGCCAGCCGGTCCAGAATATTACTCCTAAACACTAGTCCTAATCCGCGGTTAGAAGGATTATTTCTTTTGGCAGGTGGCAGCTCACACTGTCTGTTGGTTAGGTCCTGCCCTTGTTGTATTTATGGGTTGGCTGTGCCACTGCTTTCCTCCTAGTCACATGTGCAACAACTATCCTTCCTCCCAACCGCCGCCGCCATCACTCGCGAGTTCACGCCCCAACTGATCTTGCTGGCAATGCAACCCCTCATTCGTCTCGAGCCCTCTCCCCTGACCCATTCCCGACCTACCAACGCCTCGTAGTCGGCACCCCATGCATCCTTCCCACCACTAGCCATTTGTCGTCACCGCCGCCATTGTCCTCAGTTGCCCCGCCGCATGTCGCTTCCAATTGAGTTGCGTGCTCCTGCTCCCTCCTTCAATCGACTCCTTCGCCATTCCCCGCCGTCCACCGCCTCGAGTCAACCTCTTCGCTATCCCTCACCTCAAACCGACCCCTTTGCTATCCCCCGCCTCAAATCGACATTGGCCGCAATAATAATGTCAGTGAAGGAAGCCTGTTGGTGCCGCCTGCGAGTCATGGACCAAGTTAAGGTTCGTGAATATGTCTTCAATAGAGGCAAAGGAGTTGTCAGACTTTGGGTTCAAGCTTACATTTTGGCTACAGTGCCGACTTCAGTGACGGTGACAAGAAGCACGAGCGATGCTGGCATCTCCTCAGCCATGCTCGGCGTGTTTGCAATGACTGAGCCAACACTGGGAGGAGGTTTCTCGGTTTCCCATTGAAGGGTTACAGACATTTGTGAATATTTGAAGTGGGTAGGCAGAGAAAGGAAATGCAAGACAAAAGATGTCACCCCGGGATCTTGCGATGAAGAAATAAGCTTGGGCGAAGAATCAACAAAATTAAGGTTATAGATCAATGACAACAACAAGATAGAAGGATGGGGGGCAAAGATGTACAAAAAGCAGTTGAGTAAGAGGGATATAATGCTTAGATCTAGTGTTATATTATATTTAGGATTGTTGTATTTGTGTAGTTGTTAGGAAATGATACATGTTTGTAGTGATGGTGACTAAATTTGTGTTTTTCAGCTTTAATTTTACCGCAAAGAAACTTTATTGGCAGCTAATTGTAGGGATTGATTAGAATGCGGCCTCCAAAATCCTGGCTTTTGAAAGCGAGCTTTTTTGGAGTTAACTGGAGTATTATAGTTGGATTAGAGACGCCTTTAGACCCCTCAAAAAATGGATGCCTTTAGACAACCACTACACATGGTCGTTTATTTTGTAATCACTGGCATGCAACATTTGTTTACATTTGTCATTCATTTTCCGCTAAACCTCTCTTGCATTTAGCGCTATTCTCTTAGCATGTTGGTACCGTGTTTTATTTAGGGGTTGTTTGGATAGCTTGTTTTTAGAGAACTGGTTCTTTTTAAACACAAAATCTGTTATAACAAACTAAAACCTTGTTTGGGTTATCCAACTAAATCACGGATAAGTTAAACTCAGTTCTCTAAAAACCCAAAAACCGAGTTTTTAGAGAAAAAAAACACTAATCATCGTTTTTCTATATACCCATTTTGTATGCACGAGTAGATGGCAAGATTCTACTTGTGTTGTTGCCGGAATTTTTTACAACATATTTCAACAAGATTTAATTATGCGATTCATAAATATTTGGAGTTTCTTATATAATTGTTATCCCCTTCGTttctaaatacttgtctttctaaagatttcaacaagtgactacatatgaaataaaatgattgaatctacactctaaaatatgtgtatatgcATCTATATATGGTAGTTTATTTTAAACCTCTAAAAGGACAAATATTTACGAATGGAGGGTTTCTATCGAGTATGGGTGCTGCACTGATCTGCCCGTGGCGATGTGACTGAGGATGTCGCCACAACGGCCTATACCCTACGTGACGTGAAGCTAGTGCAACATTAACACAGATGTAGCCAGTAGAGCGTGAACGTGCAGCGCGGTACACCTGCCTTCAATGCCGCACAGCAGTACCGTGGTTCACTCATCCCTGCCACATCTGACACGGggatacacacacacatacatggTGGCCAACGGTCCTGAAGCATTGAACCCCACTCCAGTCAGTTCATTTCCAGTGTATTTTTATGCATCATCGCGAAGTTTTCATCTGAACATCTCGCGTGTCTTTCATCACGGGGTTTGCCCCTGTCGGCATCGATGGGGAGTAAACTCGGCCACGGGGCCGTACCGATGCCGTTCGCGCAAACGACGACGGGCCGGACAAACCCGCATCCGCCGTGGCGCTGCCGCTGTCCCTTTCCGGCCGGCCCGCTATCCTCGCTCGCCGTCATCATCAATCGCGCATCCTCGGATTCCCCTGCGGCTCGCTGCTCCCCATGTGCCGGCCCACTGGGCTCCACGCGTCCCCATCCGCCTCTGCCTCTCTGCCTCTGcccctcctcccccccccccaccccacgCCACCCCCTCCATTTGAAACCACCACCACGGCCGCCCCCAAACGGTCACCACCACCGCGACGGCTCCGAAGACCGAAGGCCAAAGCGCTCGCCCCCATCCTCCTAGCCAGCCCGACCGATCCGGCGGAGGCCGCTCTACGGCGGCGCCATGGCCTCCCCCAACCCCGCCGCGGCCGACGCGGCGGGGCTGCAGAAGAAGATGGAGGCCGCGGCGGGGGGAAGCGAGGGGCCGCCGCCCGCATACGGCGCGGCGGTGGGGGTGGCGGTCGCGGAGCAGGCCCCGCCCAGGAGGCTCGCGCCGGCGCGGAAGGAGCGCGTCTGCACCGCCAAGGACCGCATCAGCCGCATGACGCCCTGCGCCGCCGGGAAGCGCAGCTCCATCTACCGCGGGGTCACCCGGTACGTACCGCCCCTGCCTGGCCCGCTCACGGGTCACTAGCTCATCTCCGATGCCACCTGCTTCCGGTTTCGGGGCGAGCGCGGCTGGAAGAAGTTCAGAACCACAGATCGCCACTGAGCTTTCGTGTGCGTCTCTGTCTCGAGTGCATGTTCATTGGGGAGCGTATCGGAAAATGATGCAGAGCGCGACTAACCTGGGAGATCTGATGAGAACTAGCACACGATGAGAATGAATGTTAGAGTCGACTATCGCTGTTACCTGTTACAGTAGATGTCTGCACACTCTCACAGCCAATGTTTGTCACACGACGAGAATAAGTGAATGTTAGAGAGGACTATTGCTGTTAGGTATCTGCACATTGCAGCCAGTGTTTGTCTCTGGTTATTACGAAGCAGCTAAAAATTAATGTATCGACATCACAGTTAGTGCCCTGTTCAAACCATGATCTGCACATCAGCACATGCTAATGGTTAATGTGCATGCCCAACCAGAAATCTCCGCGAGAAAATACAAGTATTACCTCCGATATCAAACACTTGTTGCTTTTGACCACCTTAATTGTTTACAAATACTTCTAAGTTTCACCAGTTTACTGTACTTGGCACTTCATGATTCCCGGTGCACATTTCGTATTTgtcccttattgattcggtcctTCCTCCACAATTTTATGAGTACTTTTTATGTACTATAttacttcttttcttttttgctgCCTCTGACAGGCATACTTTCTTAAACTTGCTGTGAGCAAAACATTGTCTCCTTTTGATGTTCCTTATACATGTATTCATTTAATTTATTACTTAGCCCGATGTTGCATCAATAGGCATAGATGGACA
Coding sequences within it:
- the LOC125535054 gene encoding uncharacterized protein LOC125535054 yields the protein MMNFVRAQIKKAADETETILETTPAGKSDGEGALRAFIKRQGQKLRRLSNLFGCRDPEYVSPERSRSATPSDPASGQSHGDHLEDEDVGVVTQEVADDDMTLGTYQVRSAYMLKPRKGINKYTPEDFTERGKRTVGTSRMAALDDYLDDDVDDVEEPEPERERVPLPRKVKKLASKRGGAAKKRSRN